One stretch of Zerene cesonia ecotype Mississippi chromosome 20, Zerene_cesonia_1.1, whole genome shotgun sequence DNA includes these proteins:
- the LOC119835329 gene encoding translation initiation factor IF-2-like, with the protein MAKLFCKILLLFLLMTILIAEGKKISRSRSSSRSSSSSSSRRTSNHPAPTSLSHSQASAPKPTLFGWQEKSAQKTQKSQPRQSKPGEQKHSYPSSKTGLSGSDPPKKTQVQSENIQRSNVPNQQSVPQHTPTNGHSYPTSNGLSGSSGTGVNNPQGSGHSGANLAHHQVQSENIQRSNIPNQQTAQQPASYGANSHSYPASNGLSGGSGTGAGYPQGPGLSGSNVAPPAYQASNSYKPQSPTNNLGNGYIHPQGPPPPYPGMGNNYNHHGQPHQYSGYGNIGNSYGGYGGGYGGPQMPGYFGGYSNNKGFGGMSRPGSALAGVGIAGAGIGTILTGLALWNLARSTGHRHHTVIYDNRGQPVAVAPVNGTDTSVSDSLLADLVNCTLTISTDNATEVLAIPCSIATSFTPDADDKDVKVDTPNDNTKCTITVVTKSAKEFMTTIPCSVLLNTAAQNNVTEPPPENFTEQTANITISTVDNDTNSPSALKLSSSKENIDTDSPTVYNCASEPGDIRDPINPCFSINHNLTVVPLASSDV; encoded by the coding sequence ATggctaaattattttgtaaaatattattgttgtttttgttaatgacAATCCTCATTGCCGAGGGAAAGAAAATATCGAGGAGCAGAAGTTCCAGTCGCAGTTCCAGTAGTAGCAGCAGTAGAAGGACTAGTAATCATCCGGCACCGACGTCGTTGAGCCATTCACAAGCATCTGCTCCAAAGCCAACGCTTTTTGGATGGCAGGAAAAATCTGCTCAGAAAACTCAGAAATCCCAACCACGCCAGTCTAAGCCAGGCGAACAAAAACATTCATATCCTTCTAGTAAGACTGGTTTATCTGGAAGTGATCCACCAAAGAAAACACAGGTTCAATCGGAAAATATCCAGCGCAGTAATGTTCCAAATCAGCAGTCAGTACCACAACATACACCTACAAATGGACATTCGTATCCAACATCAAATGGCCTATCGGGCAGTTCTGGAACAGGTGTTAATAATCCTCAGGGATCAGGGCATTCTGGAGCTAATTTAGCACATCATCAAGTTCAATCGGAAAATATCCAGCGTAGCAATATACCAAATCAACAAACAGCACAACAACCTGCGTCATATGGTGCTAATAGTCACTCATATCCAGCATCAAATGGTCTATCAGGGGGTTCTGGAACTGGCGCAGGTTATCCTCAAGGCCCTGGACTATCTGGTTCTAACGTGGCACCTCCAGCATATCAAGCATCAAACTCATACAAACCACAGAGTCCAACAAATAATCTAGGAAATGGTTATATACACCCTCAAGGTCCACCACCACCATATCCAGGCAtgggaaataattataatcatcacGGACAACCTCATCAATATTCAGGTTATGGAAATATTGGAAATAGTTATGGTGGATATGGCGGAGGATATGGAGGTCCACAGATGCCTGGTTACTTCGGCGGTTATTCGAATAATAAAGGTTTTGGTGGCATGAGTCGTCCTGGGAGCGCATTAGCTGGTGTCGGAATTGCTGGAGCAGGAATAGGAACCATATTAACTGGGCTGGCGTTATGGAATTTAGCTAGATCAACGGGACATCGTCATCACACTGTTATATATGATAACAGAGGACAGCCTGTTGCAGTAGCACCTGTTAATGGTACAGATACTTCTGTGTCCGATTCTTTGTTAGCTGATTTGGTCAATTGTACCTTAACCATCAGTACAGATAATGCAACTGAAGTTCTTGCCATTCCTTGTTCAATTGCAACTTCATTTACTCCAGATGCTGATGATAAGGATGTAAAAGTTGATACTCCAAATGATAATACTAAATGCACTATAACAGTGGTTACAAAATCCGCTAAAGAGTTTATGACTACAATACCTTGCTCAGTGCTTTTAAATACAGCAGCTCAAAATAATGTGACAGAACCACCACCAGAAAATTTTACTGAACAGACAGCTAACATTACAATTTCAACTGTCGATAATGATACAAATTCACCTTCAGCATTAAAACTTTCAAGttctaaagaaaatatagataCTGATTCACCAACCGTCTATAACTGTGCTTCAGAACCGGGTGATATACGGGATCCCATTAATCCGTGTTTTAGTATAAATCACAATTTAACTGTGGTTCCCCTTGCTTCTTCAGATGTTTAA
- the LOC119834850 gene encoding uncharacterized protein LOC119834850 codes for MLRILALILCLSPFTIARPNYQETQETSIEDRNVIHVPDNCPDGQVLVNGVCRDIWRRSETNLDQPRSVIQVPDNCKPGQVLVNGVCRDIWRSAFISTLDEPRSVIQVPDNCKPGQVLVNGVCRDIWRSAFKSTLDEPRSVIQVPDNCKPGQVLVNGVCRDIWRSAFIS; via the exons ATGCTTAGAATCCtagcattaattttatgtttatcgcCATTTACTATTGCGCGACCAAATTATCAAGAAACACAAGAAAC ATCAATCGAAGATCGGAATGTAATACATGTGCCAGATAACTGTCCTGACGGTCAAGTTCTTGTCAATGGCGTCTGTCGCGATATATGGAGGCGTTCTGAAAC TAATTTGGATCAGCCTCGAAGCGTAATCCAAGTTCCAGATAACTGCAAGCCCGGCCAAGTTCTAGTTAATGGAGTATGTCGTGATATATGGAGATCAGCATTCATATC TACTTTAGATGAACCTCGAAGCGTAATCCAAGTTCCAGATAACTGCAAGCCTGGACAAGTTCTAGTTAACGGAGTATGTCGTGATATATGGAGATCTGCATTCAAATC TACTTTAGATGAACCTCGAAGCGTAATCCAAGTTCCAGATAACTGTAAGCCCGGCCAAGTTCTAGTTAATGGAGTATGCCGTGATATATGGAGATCAGCATTCATATCGTAA